In Eublepharis macularius isolate TG4126 chromosome 4, MPM_Emac_v1.0, whole genome shotgun sequence, the following are encoded in one genomic region:
- the MUSTN1 gene encoding musculoskeletal embryonic nuclear protein 1, producing the protein MSQAAPVKKKRPPVKEEDLKGAKGKLSSNQEIKSKTYQVMKQCEQAGAAAPSVFSQDRTGVETVFDKPKEGPAKSVFG; encoded by the exons GCAGCTCCTGTCAAAAAGAAGCGCCCTCCAGTGAAGGAAGAAGACCTCAAAGGGGCTAAAGGAAAGCTCTCTAGCAACCAGGAAATCAAATCCAAAACTTACCAGGTCATGAAACAGTGTG AGCAAGCTGGGGCGGCAGCGCCATCTGTATTCAGCCAAGATCGCACAGGAGTGGAAACGGTCTTTGATAAGCCTAAAGAAGGGCCAGCAAAAAGCGTCTTTGGCTGA